One window from the genome of Salvia splendens isolate huo1 chromosome 9, SspV2, whole genome shotgun sequence encodes:
- the LOC121749263 gene encoding uncharacterized protein LOC121749263, translating to MVEETSVIQPSDLPPKKTDPGVFTLPISIRGFLTEQAMCDLGASINVMPYSMYKKLGEAELVETDMVIQLANGSSIYPEGILENEIVRVNKFTYLANFFVIKMTEPEAEESIGILLGRPFLSTTSTIIDVRHGTINLEFNGERFTVDINEAARKPQVSENIQSVDDVRPLEQKYLENELFVKPPSDLTYDEKLKREAADWFKTIMTRETGDEATEKAIMEFC from the coding sequence ATGGTCGAAGAGACCAGTGTAATCCAACCTAGTGATCTCCCGCCAAAGaagactgacccaggggtatttacactcccaatttccatcagggGCTTTTTAACGGAGcaagcaatgtgcgacctaggggcatCCATCAATGTTATGCCATATTCTATGTATAAAAAGCTGGGGGAAGCAGAACTAGTCGAAACCGATATGGTGATACAGCTGGCAAATGGGTCTTCCATTTACCCCGAGGGAATTCTGGAGAATGAAATCGTCAGGGTGAACAAATTTACGTACCTCGCCAACTTCTTTGTTATAAAGATGACGGAGCCAGAAGCAGAAGAGTCCATTGGAATCCTCTTGGGAAGACCTTTCCTATCCACCACCAGCACAATCATTGATGTCCGCCATGGGACAATAAATCTGGAATTTAATGGAGAGCGATTTACAGTCGACATTAATGAAGCTGCAAGGAAGCCACAGGTCAGCGAAAACATTCAATCGGTAGATGATGTCAGACCTCTAGAGCAAAAGTATCTGGAAAATGAACTCTTCGTTAAACCACCCTCTGACCTCACTTATGATGAGAAGCTTAAAAGGGAAGCAGCTGACTGGTTCAAGACAATAATGACTAGGGAAACGGGTGATGAAGCCACTGAAAAGGCAATTATGGAATTCTGCTAG